From a region of the bacterium genome:
- a CDS encoding peptidyl-prolyl cis-trans isomerase, protein MLTKRALELWASTALALIAAGCVPTHDEAVAIIDGEHEITAGDLEYYYERGLAVGQWSGEEDLGQTLRDILEAAIDGRVLELEAEQRGYADEPVIQKDLAAARSLALRDYMRRRIEDAVVVTDAEVLDFYQKSGKRRMYSFVEAEDPARAEEAYRALEAGRLWEDVVEEYSTFRGYTGEGGAWDAPVEYAGDEGSEALFALEVGEYTPPIEDTGGVTWHIYRCDKVVHGSGLSFDEARRDIEYAVKARKTRERFDSLARGWRKAAPVKRDDELWRKVFEAPFAELRAEYAGKGAVLSDAGGVPVYFDDVLSTVEKFMLLPPDEVDRMRELKPYRYEAVWNDALSRFEDEALLEYRALKEGVDNLPSFRREMAARRGDMLIDILYREQFLSRVPEPSPEEVEAFYERHKEDFYTPERVEVYLVAMPDRVELEGFYEEVEAGADLVVTGEARNRAREKVAQELYELPPPAPPEEREWLGVVAITVDPAQANAPSDPPFAAELRPRVFPFEGLNVLSDVFRLSDGRWAFYEPIYRQPPLRRGLDDPEVAFYCGKAVFEETVKSPETSAAAEEWIRSLRARHKVTVDDAALARVAAALRRRSRP, encoded by the coding sequence ATGTTGACCAAACGGGCTTTGGAATTATGGGCGTCGACGGCGTTGGCGCTTATCGCCGCCGGCTGCGTACCCACCCACGACGAGGCCGTCGCCATCATAGACGGCGAGCACGAGATCACGGCCGGCGACCTCGAATATTACTACGAGCGCGGTTTGGCCGTTGGCCAGTGGTCGGGCGAAGAGGACCTGGGGCAGACTTTGCGCGACATCCTGGAGGCCGCTATAGACGGCAGGGTCCTGGAGCTCGAGGCCGAGCAACGGGGTTACGCCGACGAGCCGGTTATCCAGAAGGACCTCGCCGCGGCGCGGAGCCTGGCGCTCCGCGACTACATGCGGCGGCGCATCGAAGACGCGGTCGTCGTAACGGACGCCGAGGTTCTGGATTTTTACCAAAAGAGCGGGAAGCGGCGGATGTATTCGTTCGTCGAGGCCGAGGACCCCGCCCGGGCGGAGGAAGCGTACCGGGCGCTCGAGGCCGGCCGGCTGTGGGAAGACGTGGTCGAGGAGTATTCCACGTTCCGGGGGTACACCGGCGAGGGCGGCGCGTGGGACGCACCGGTGGAGTACGCCGGCGACGAAGGGAGCGAAGCGCTGTTCGCGTTGGAGGTCGGCGAGTATACGCCGCCCATCGAGGATACCGGGGGCGTTACGTGGCACATCTACCGCTGCGACAAGGTAGTCCACGGCTCCGGCCTGAGTTTCGACGAGGCCAGGCGCGATATCGAGTACGCCGTCAAGGCGCGCAAGACGCGTGAACGGTTCGACAGCCTCGCGCGCGGGTGGCGCAAGGCGGCGCCCGTAAAACGCGACGACGAGTTGTGGCGGAAGGTATTCGAGGCGCCGTTCGCCGAGCTCAGGGCGGAGTACGCCGGCAAGGGCGCGGTCCTCTCGGACGCAGGGGGGGTGCCCGTTTACTTCGACGACGTCCTTTCTACGGTGGAGAAGTTCATGCTATTGCCGCCCGACGAGGTGGACCGGATGCGCGAGCTCAAGCCGTACCGCTACGAAGCGGTTTGGAACGACGCCCTGTCCCGATTCGAGGACGAAGCCCTTCTGGAATACCGGGCGTTGAAGGAGGGTGTCGATAACCTACCGTCCTTCCGCCGGGAGATGGCGGCGCGCCGCGGCGACATGCTGATAGATATCCTCTACCGAGAGCAGTTCCTATCCCGTGTCCCGGAGCCGTCGCCTGAGGAGGTCGAGGCGTTTTACGAACGGCACAAGGAGGACTTCTACACCCCCGAGCGGGTGGAGGTCTACCTCGTCGCCATGCCCGACCGCGTCGAGCTCGAAGGTTTCTACGAAGAGGTCGAAGCCGGCGCGGACCTCGTCGTCACCGGGGAAGCGCGGAACCGCGCGCGCGAAAAAGTGGCGCAAGAGCTTTATGAGCTCCCGCCGCCGGCTCCTCCCGAAGAACGGGAGTGGCTGGGCGTCGTCGCGATAACGGTGGACCCGGCGCAGGCCAACGCGCCGTCCGACCCGCCGTTTGCGGCCGAGCTCCGGCCCCGGGTGTTTCCGTTCGAGGGGCTCAACGTACTCAGCGACGTATTCCGATTGAGCGACGGCCGATGGGCGTTTTACGAGCCGATTTACCGCCAGCCGCCGCTGCGGCGCGGCCTCGACGACCCGGAAGTGGCGTTTTATTGCGGCAAAGCCGTCTTCGAAGAAACCGTCAAGTCTCCCGAAACGTCCGCGGCGGCGGAGGAGTGGATACGTTCGCTGCGCGCGCGGCACAAGGTAACCGTCGACGACGCGGCGTTGGCGCGGGTCGCCGCGGCGCTGCGCCGGCGTTCGCGGCCTTAG
- the sat gene encoding sulfate adenylyltransferase, translating to MTIAPHGGKLINRIVPPERAGELLAHAAALKKVAIDERTTSDLEMIGNGGLSPLDGFMSGADYRAVVKDMHLAGGLPWTIPITLGVDPEVADEIALGEEVALTGGPGGDVLAVMTVEEKYTYDKRERCVAVFRTDDEAHPGVKATLNMCDVLLGGPVTLPRPIPHRRFLEYRLSPAETRAMFDEKGWDTVVGFQTRNPIHRAHEYLQKCAMEIVDGLMIHPIVGATKSDDIPAEVRMECYKALMDGYYAADRVCLVVNPAAMRYAGPREAIFHAIVRKNYGCTHFIVGRDHAGVGDYYGTYDAHHIFKEFDPAKLEITPLFFDHAFWCTKCGNMASTKTCPHGKDDHVFFSGTKVREMLREGKLPPVEFTRPEIAKLLLEAAKAAD from the coding sequence ATGACCATCGCCCCCCACGGCGGCAAGCTGATAAACCGCATCGTACCGCCCGAGCGGGCCGGCGAGCTGTTGGCGCACGCCGCCGCCCTTAAAAAAGTAGCCATCGACGAGCGGACCACCTCGGACCTGGAAATGATCGGCAACGGCGGCCTTAGCCCCCTCGATGGCTTCATGAGCGGCGCCGACTACCGGGCCGTCGTCAAAGATATGCACCTCGCGGGCGGCCTCCCCTGGACCATACCGATCACGTTGGGCGTCGACCCGGAGGTCGCCGACGAAATAGCGCTCGGCGAGGAGGTCGCGCTGACCGGCGGCCCGGGCGGCGACGTCCTGGCCGTGATGACGGTGGAGGAGAAGTACACGTACGACAAGCGCGAACGCTGCGTCGCCGTCTTCCGGACCGACGACGAGGCCCACCCGGGCGTTAAGGCCACGCTCAACATGTGCGACGTCTTGCTGGGCGGGCCGGTAACGCTGCCGCGGCCTATTCCCCACCGCCGCTTCCTCGAGTACCGCCTGTCACCCGCCGAGACCCGGGCGATGTTCGACGAGAAGGGTTGGGATACCGTCGTCGGCTTCCAAACCCGCAACCCCATCCACCGCGCGCACGAGTACCTGCAGAAGTGCGCGATGGAAATCGTCGACGGCCTGATGATACACCCCATCGTGGGGGCGACCAAGAGCGACGACATTCCGGCCGAGGTCCGGATGGAGTGCTATAAAGCCCTGATGGACGGCTATTACGCCGCCGACCGCGTGTGCCTGGTAGTCAACCCGGCGGCGATGCGCTACGCCGGGCCGCGGGAGGCTATCTTCCACGCCATCGTCCGCAAGAACTACGGCTGCACACACTTCATCGTAGGCCGCGACCACGCCGGCGTCGGCGACTACTACGGCACGTACGACGCCCATCATATATTCAAGGAGTTCGACCCGGCCAAACTCGAGATAACGCCCCTGTTCTTCGACCACGCGTTCTGGTGCACGAAGTGCGGCAACATGGCCTCCACCAAAACCTGCCCCCACGGCAAGGACGACCACGTCTTCTTCTCGGGGACGAAGGTCCGCGAGATGCTGCGGGAAGGGAAGCTGCCGCCCGTGGAATTCACCCGGCCCGAGATAGCGAAGCTGTTGCTGGAGGCGGCGAAAGCGGCGGATTAA
- a CDS encoding nucleotidyltransferase family protein: MIELPQEPIAAFCRTHHIASLSVFGSALTQDFGPDSDVDFLVEFEPGHVPGLIRLAGMERELSELIGRKADLRTAGDLSRYFRDEVLAAAVEQYAR; encoded by the coding sequence ATGATAGAATTACCCCAAGAACCAATCGCAGCTTTCTGCCGAACGCACCACATCGCGAGCCTTTCGGTCTTCGGCTCGGCGTTGACCCAGGACTTCGGCCCCGACAGCGACGTGGACTTCCTGGTTGAGTTCGAACCGGGACACGTTCCGGGTCTTATAAGACTCGCCGGTATGGAGCGGGAACTTTCCGAATTAATTGGACGTAAAGCGGATTTGCGGACAGCCGGGGACTTAAGCCGATACTTCCGGGACGAGGTCCTGGCAGCGGCGGTAGAACAATATGCGCGATGA
- a CDS encoding ion channel — MGKTSRKTGIFSKARHPERWHEGRLIWLLIVLVALMIAYPFFVHKPAIISVFNLFQTAALLLAIYAVCRKKKEFIPVAAAFSLFAGLSWFDILYLKNPALKVVIVPGWAAFYGFAIVAVLSRISRYRRITVDELSGAVSAYILIGLFFTMLYLWLEMLQPGSFHISEQTNPNSLVDYSDFVLFSFATLTTLGYGNITPLTHFAQVLAVFESVIGVLYVAVLVGGLVGTLIAERLEEKRHGHENDADKEPDGVEDE; from the coding sequence ATGGGAAAAACGTCGCGGAAAACCGGAATTTTTTCGAAAGCCCGCCACCCCGAGCGCTGGCACGAGGGCCGGCTCATCTGGCTGCTTATAGTCCTGGTCGCCCTTATGATCGCGTATCCGTTCTTCGTCCACAAACCAGCCATCATCAGCGTCTTCAACCTATTCCAGACGGCGGCGCTCTTGCTCGCGATTTACGCCGTCTGCCGAAAGAAGAAAGAATTCATACCCGTGGCCGCGGCCTTCTCGCTGTTCGCGGGCCTTTCGTGGTTTGATATTCTATACCTTAAAAACCCGGCGCTGAAAGTCGTCATTGTCCCGGGGTGGGCCGCTTTCTACGGCTTCGCCATCGTCGCGGTACTATCGCGGATAAGCCGCTACCGGCGGATTACGGTCGACGAGCTATCGGGCGCGGTAAGCGCGTACATCCTCATCGGCCTTTTCTTCACGATGTTGTACCTCTGGCTCGAGATGCTCCAACCCGGGTCCTTTCACATAAGCGAACAAACCAATCCTAACAGCCTCGTCGACTACTCCGACTTCGTCCTCTTCAGCTTCGCGACGTTAACGACGCTCGGCTACGGCAACATCACGCCGCTCACGCACTTCGCCCAGGTATTGGCGGTATTCGAGTCGGTCATAGGCGTCCTGTACGTCGCGGTCCTCGTCGGCGGCCTGGTGGGTACATTGATAGCGGAGCGCCTCGAGGAAAAGCGCCACGGGCACGAGAACGACGCCGACAAGGAACCTGACGGAGTTGAAGATGAATAG
- a CDS encoding nucleotidyltransferase domain-containing protein: MITAVHEKRKAALEAELARILPLLIHEYGAEKVIIFGSLATGEVGEWSDLDLVIIKETETKSMNRIDDVARLTRPRLAADVVVYSPAEFERMSEGRRFFREEVVAKGRVVYDAGMAAVV; this comes from the coding sequence ATGATTACCGCCGTACACGAAAAACGCAAGGCCGCGCTGGAGGCGGAGCTCGCCCGCATCCTCCCGCTCCTCATCCACGAGTACGGCGCCGAGAAGGTAATCATCTTCGGCTCGCTCGCGACGGGGGAGGTCGGCGAGTGGTCGGACTTGGACTTAGTAATCATAAAAGAGACGGAGACGAAATCCATGAACCGGATCGACGACGTCGCGAGACTCACCAGGCCGCGGCTTGCCGCAGACGTCGTCGTTTATAGCCCGGCCGAGTTCGAGCGAATGAGCGAGGGGCGCCGGTTTTTCCGGGAAGAGGTAGTCGCGAAAGGGCGGGTGGTGTATGACGCCGGAATGGCAGCCGTGGTTTGA
- a CDS encoding nucleotidyltransferase family protein, giving the protein MIELPQEPIAAFCRTHHIARLSVFGSALTQDFGPDSDVDFLVEFEPGHVPGLIRLAGMERELSELIGRKADLRTAGDLSRYFRDDVMAAAVEQYAR; this is encoded by the coding sequence ATGATAGAATTACCCCAAGAACCAATCGCAGCTTTCTGCCGAACGCACCACATCGCGAGGCTTTCGGTCTTCGGCTCGGCGTTGACCCAGGACTTCGGCCCCGACAGCGACGTGGACTTCCTGGTTGAGTTCGAGCCGGGACACGTTCCGGGTCTTATAAGACTCGCCGGTATGGAGCGCGAGCTTTCCGAATTAATTGGACGTAAAGCGGATTTGCGGACAGCCGGGGACTTAAGCCGATACTTCCGGGACGACGTCATGGCAGCGGCTGTAGAACAATATGCGCGATGA
- a CDS encoding DUF86 domain-containing protein: MRDDDRIRLRHMIEAAEAATKFTAGKTRDDFGADQMLAFSVLRALEVLGEAANKVSPDVRKKLSAVPWADIVGMRNWLIHAYHDVNLDIVWRTVKEELPPLITALKAAANKG; the protein is encoded by the coding sequence ATGCGCGATGACGATCGCATCCGGTTGCGGCATATGATCGAAGCGGCCGAAGCGGCCACCAAGTTCACGGCCGGTAAAACACGAGACGATTTCGGTGCCGACCAGATGCTCGCTTTCTCCGTTTTACGCGCGTTAGAGGTACTAGGCGAGGCGGCGAACAAAGTCTCGCCGGACGTACGTAAAAAACTATCGGCCGTACCGTGGGCGGATATCGTGGGCATGCGGAATTGGTTGATACACGCTTACCACGACGTTAACTTGGATATCGTTTGGCGGACGGTAAAAGAAGAACTCCCGCCGCTCATCACGGCGCTTAAGGCCGCGGCCAATAAAGGCTAA